One Paenibacillus sp. FSL W8-0186 genomic window carries:
- the mmsA gene encoding multiple monosaccharide ABC transporter ATP-binding protein, which translates to MSDFILEMRGITKTFPGVKALENVNLKVKEGEVHALCGENGAGKSTLMKVLSGVYPHGSYEGDILFRGKVCEFKDIKQSESLGIVIIHQELALIPYLSIAENIFLGNEQTKRGVINWNETTVKTKELLATVGLEESPNTHVVQIGVGKQQLVEIAKALSKKVKLLILDEPTAALNEDDSENLLNLILELKKQGISSIIISHKLNEIEKVADSITILRDGKTIQTLDMHKDQVTEDVIIKGMVGRDLTHRYPERVPNIGEKLFEVQNWQVDHPEQEGRKMLDDINIHIRRGEIVGVAGLMGAGRTELAMSIFGKSYGRNIQGKLLLHGKEIRLNDISSAIKHGIAYVTEDRKHYGLVLIDDIKRNISLANLGKLSRRGVINESEEVLVAEEYRQKLKIKTPSILQKTVNLSGGNQQKVVLSKWIYAQPEILILDEPTRGIDVGAKYEIYSIVNQLADEGKGILFISSELPELLGMCDRIYVMSEGRITGEVQREDATQEVLMKSMTRGRG; encoded by the coding sequence GTGAGTGACTTCATTTTGGAGATGAGAGGAATTACAAAGACATTTCCGGGCGTCAAGGCCTTGGAAAATGTGAACTTGAAGGTCAAGGAAGGCGAAGTCCACGCCCTCTGCGGGGAGAACGGCGCCGGCAAATCCACGCTGATGAAGGTGCTGAGCGGCGTCTATCCGCATGGCTCGTATGAGGGCGATATTTTGTTCCGAGGCAAGGTATGCGAATTCAAGGATATTAAGCAGAGCGAGAGCCTGGGTATCGTCATCATTCACCAGGAGCTGGCTTTGATCCCCTACCTATCCATCGCGGAAAATATTTTTCTCGGCAACGAGCAGACCAAGCGGGGCGTCATCAACTGGAACGAAACGACCGTCAAAACGAAGGAGCTGCTGGCCACGGTGGGGCTTGAAGAATCCCCCAACACCCATGTGGTCCAGATCGGAGTCGGCAAGCAGCAGCTTGTGGAAATTGCCAAGGCGCTCTCCAAGAAGGTGAAGCTGCTCATTCTGGATGAGCCGACGGCCGCTCTCAACGAGGATGACAGCGAAAATTTGCTGAACCTGATCCTGGAGCTCAAGAAGCAGGGCATTTCCTCGATCATCATTTCCCACAAGCTGAATGAAATCGAGAAGGTCGCGGATTCGATTACGATTCTGAGGGACGGCAAGACCATTCAGACGCTGGACATGCACAAGGATCAGGTGACGGAGGATGTCATCATCAAAGGAATGGTTGGCCGGGATCTCACACACCGTTATCCGGAGCGTGTACCGAACATCGGGGAGAAATTGTTTGAAGTGCAGAACTGGCAGGTCGATCACCCTGAACAGGAAGGCCGCAAAATGCTGGACGACATCAACATCCATATCCGGCGCGGCGAAATTGTCGGCGTGGCCGGTCTCATGGGGGCGGGAAGAACGGAGCTTGCAATGAGTATTTTCGGCAAGTCCTATGGAAGAAACATCCAGGGCAAGCTGCTGCTGCATGGAAAGGAAATCCGTCTGAACGATATCAGCAGTGCGATCAAACATGGCATCGCCTACGTGACGGAGGACCGCAAGCATTATGGTCTTGTATTGATCGACGATATCAAGCGCAACATTTCCCTCGCCAATTTGGGCAAGCTGTCCCGCCGCGGTGTGATTAATGAGAGCGAAGAAGTGCTGGTCGCCGAGGAATACCGGCAGAAATTAAAAATCAAGACGCCAAGCATTCTGCAGAAAACGGTCAATTTAAGCGGAGGCAACCAGCAGAAGGTCGTGCTCAGCAAATGGATCTACGCGCAGCCGGAAATTCTCATTTTGGACGAACCCACCCGCGGCATTGACGTCGGCGCCAAATACGAAATCTACTCCATCGTCAATCAGTTGGCGGATGAAGGCAAAGGCATTCTGTTCATATCCTCGGAGCTTCCCGAACTGCTCGGCATGTGCGACCGCATCTATGTCATGAGCGAAGGGCGCATTACCGGTGAAGTCCAGCGCGAGGACGCCACCCAGGAAGTACTGATGAAATCCAT